The window ATTTTTTTAAAAGTTGAAGGTGGTGGTTGAATGAATGTAAGAGAAATTATGAAACGCCCAATAAAAGTAGATAAAGACCGAAAACTATCAGACGCAATAAAATTAATGGAAAAGAAGGAGGTATTAAGACTCCCAGTAATAAACGATGGTAAACTCATAGGAATACTCACTGCAAGCAACATAATTGAAAAGATTGGTGATTCAAGAAGTCTAAATCTAGACGTTTCTTCGTTCCATATATCCTCCTCTATAACTAAAAACCCATACACAATATCCGCAGATGAAAATGTAAAAAAAGCACTTGAATTTTTTAGAAGTGACTATATATCCATACTTCCAGTCGTTGAAGGTGATGAACTTGTAGGCATGATTACAAGAAGGCACATGATTCCCTTAGTTGAATCAAAAGGGACAATCGGTGATGCAATGACTAAGAAATACGGCACATTATCATGGGGAGATCGAGTAATTCACGCAAGAAAGCAATACCTTGACGATAAAATAAGATACTTTGCAATCAAATCCCAAAATAATTATATGGGCCTAATATCTGTTAAAGATTTGTTATTTGGTCTTTATAAATTCAGGAAAAATATCAATGCAAAACACCACCCTGAAACCCTTATAAAAGAATTTAAAGTTGAAGAAATATTAACTAGAGAACCAGAAATGCTTGATCCAAATGTTCCTCTTGA is drawn from Methanofastidiosum sp. and contains these coding sequences:
- a CDS encoding CBS domain-containing protein, with protein sequence MNVREIMKRPIKVDKDRKLSDAIKLMEKKEVLRLPVINDGKLIGILTASNIIEKIGDSRSLNLDVSSFHISSSITKNPYTISADENVKKALEFFRSDYISILPVVEGDELVGMITRRHMIPLVESKGTIGDAMTKKYGTLSWGDRVIHARKQYLDDKIRYFAIKSQNNYMGLISVKDLLFGLYKFRKNINAKHHPETLIKEFKVEEILTREPEMLDPNVPLETLRKQIVKKTQFTYPVSNSSKDVNGFIGHHEILLNSEITA